AAATGAAATACCATTCTACAAGGACGTTGATGGCATGACGTCTTATAACCTTGGAAACCTTTACCTAAAAAATGAGTTCATTGCGCCTGCAACAGCCAGGGCTGTTGTTGACATTCTTGATTATATAAATATAAAATCCGGTAATGTTGCAATAATAAACAGATCTCCTGTTGTTGGCAGGCCCTTATCAATGATGCTGTTGAACAGGGACTTCACGGTTACAGTATGCCATAGCAAGACAGTGAATATAAAAGAGATAACAAGGTCATCAGATATCGTTGTTGTTGCCGTTGGAAAACCAAACTTCCTTGATAGATCCTATGTGTCAGATAAAAATATAATTATAGATGTTGGCATAAACTATCTCAATGGAAAGACATGCGGTGATGCAGATTATGAAAATATAAAGGATTATGTTAATGCAATAACGCCGGTGCCTGGTGGCGTCGGGCCGGTTACGGCAACAGACATCTTTGAAAACTTTATTAACGGCCTAAAATACCAGATAAAGGGTTAAAACAAAAACAATAATTTATATTATTTATTATATATACATGTCGCCATCAGATCATCTTGCAAACAAAAGAACCTTTTTATCATGGGTAAGAACTGGAATAGCATTAATGGGCTTTGGTTTTGTCATAGCAAAATTCGAGATCTTTATACATATATTAATAAAGAGCAGCATATCAAAATCAAGCATAATCCCCGGGGAGATAATGATTGTAATTGGAATAATAACAATAATTTACGGCCTTTATGAATATTTGCAGAATGAAAAGGATCTCAATGAAAACAATTACAATTCGAGAAATCTCGAATCCATTGTCTTTTCATTTGCAATAATAGCAATGGCAATCGTGCTATTACTATTAATAATTTAAATTTATTTAGAAATGATTTAAATTTATTTGGGTCTGCCCCTTAATACTATCTCCCTGAGCTGTTTTCCGACCTGTTCCTCAAGCGAATTGTCTATATTAAGCATCATTGATTCAAGGTTCTTTGAGCCCTCGCCGTATTCCTCGATCCATTCCTCCGCGAATTTACCGCTCACTATGTATTCAGCCCTTTCCCTCATTCTTTTTCTTACATCATCGTTTATTATGTATTTTCCAGTTGTTAAGCCTCCGTACTTTGCCGTGTCAGATACCGCACGGAGCATTCCAGAGATTCCCTTTTCAAAGACCTGGTCAACGATGAGCTTCATCTCATTTATGGCCTCAAAATAGGCCATTTCTGGTTTGTATCCCATCTCAACCATGATATTGAATGTTGACCTCAAAAGCTCGGTAATGCCACCGACCAGGTCAAGCTGCTCACCTATAAGATCTGTTTCAGTCTCCTCTTTAAAAGTTGTCTCTATTGCACCAGCCCTTAATGCACCAAGGGAATATGCTATTGAAAGTGCCTTTTCTTTTGATCTCCCGGAAACATCATTTGCCACTGCTATTAGAACAGG
This window of the Picrophilus oshimae DSM 9789 genome carries:
- the folD gene encoding bifunctional methylenetetrahydrofolate dehydrogenase/methenyltetrahydrofolate cyclohydrolase FolD; amino-acid sequence: MIIDGVKISETKMERLKNEIEKIKNTGINPKMKIILIGNDYGSIVYSKAKMRRGSKLGIDVDLDRYDSISREDLIKLLKRYSKSDDIHGIMIETPVPGINYYDVVNEIPFYKDVDGMTSYNLGNLYLKNEFIAPATARAVVDILDYINIKSGNVAIINRSPVVGRPLSMMLLNRDFTVTVCHSKTVNIKEITRSSDIVVVAVGKPNFLDRSYVSDKNIIIDVGINYLNGKTCGDADYENIKDYVNAITPVPGGVGPVTATDIFENFINGLKYQIKG
- a CDS encoding YidH family protein, which produces MSPSDHLANKRTFLSWVRTGIALMGFGFVIAKFEIFIHILIKSSISKSSIIPGEIMIVIGIITIIYGLYEYLQNEKDLNENNYNSRNLESIVFSFAIIAMAIVLLLLII
- the ilvC gene encoding ketol-acid reductoisomerase; the encoded protein is MRFLEKVYTENDLKENLMRNKKIAVLGYGSQGRAWALNMRDSGLNVTVGLERQGKSWEKAVADGFKPLKSRDAVRDADAVIFLVPDMAQRELYKNIMNDIKDDADIVFAHGFNVHYGLINPKNHDVYMVAPKAPGPSVREFYERGGGVPVLIAVANDVSGRSKEKALSIAYSLGALRAGAIETTFKEETETDLIGEQLDLVGGITELLRSTFNIMVEMGYKPEMAYFEAINEMKLIVDQVFEKGISGMLRAVSDTAKYGGLTTGKYIINDDVRKRMRERAEYIVSGKFAEEWIEEYGEGSKNLESMMLNIDNSLEEQVGKQLREIVLRGRPK